One Salvia miltiorrhiza cultivar Shanhuang (shh) unplaced genomic scaffold, IMPLAD_Smil_shh fragScaff_scaffold_39, whole genome shotgun sequence DNA window includes the following coding sequences:
- the LOC131002954 gene encoding uncharacterized protein LOC131002954 produces the protein MVTARKLRPYFLSHQVVVRTALPFRQVLGRPDLSGRMVKWAVELGEYDVEYEPRTAIKAQALADFIQETTRRPIQEFWIAFVDGSVTNEGCGIGVYIISPSYGIYQFAIKFTCRMSNNEAEYEAVVRGAHILSELRAECVIIRTDSQLVAQQLSGAYHVKDQWMKTYHCKINEMKQKFMEFKIEQIFQEENTKADLLERMASAVEQTWNDEIILLCDTREMGNSQVFSVEIRDDWRAPIIHFLKTGERLSKESNQRARYENYCCYGGHTGFRDLVRKIIRAGFYWPNINKDAREFVRKCEACQRHAGRINVPGETMVVMYAACPFDKWGIDIVGKLPTAPGGKCFLIVVVDYFSKWVEAEAVGKIDEVTVERFIWRNICCRFGVPRIIVLDNGTQFIGQRIADFCDRMDITQRFVSVAHPQANGQGELANRSIYDGIKKRLNQSRGKWVEVIPAEARLESYRITTYDTEHNSELRRTELDLVEAQREEAQVRAAKYKSIITVGYDKRVRARKLAKGDLVLKRADALKLVDKFEPNWEGPYIITEVLGGGAYTLSDPDDRALPRPWNINTLKKFYG, from the exons atggtcacGGCAAGAAAGTTGAGGCCCTATTTCTTGTCGCATCAGGTAGTGGTGCGAACTGCTTTACCCTTCAGGCAGGTATTGGGGCGACCGGATTTGTCGGGGAGAATGGTCAAGTGGGCCGTGGAGCTGGGGGAGTACGACGTGGAGTATGAGCCGAGAACGGCAATCAAAGCACAAGCTCTTGCGGATTTCATCCAAGAAACCACTCGCCGACCTATTCAAGAATTTTGGATTGCTTTTGTGGATGGGTCAGTAACAAATGAAGGGTGTGGAATTGGGGTGTACATCATTTCACCAAGCTATGGGATATATCAATTTGCTATCAAATTCACCTGTCGGATGTCTAACAACGAGGCTGAGTacgaggccgtggtcagaggggcgcaCATCTTGTCAGAATTGCGGGCTGAATGTGTCATCATTAGGACCGATTCCCAACTAGTGGCTCAACAACTGTCGGGAGCTTATCATGTCAAGGACCAGTGGATGAAAACGTATCATTGcaaaattaatgaaatgaaGCAGAAATTCATGGAATTCAAAATCGAACAGATTTTCCAGGAAGAAAACACCAAGGCAGACTTACTGGAACGCATGGCCAGCGCAGTGGAGCAAACGTGGAATGATGAGATCAtattactctgtgataccagagaaatggggAATTCACAGGTTTTTTCAGTGGAAATCAGGGATGACTGGAGGGCCCCAATTATACATTTTCTCAAGACAGGGGAACGGTTGAGCAAGGAATCTAACCAGAGGGCTCGATACGAGAATTATT gttgctatGGTGGTCACACGGGATTTCGTGATCTTGTACGaaaaatcattcgggcagggttctattggcctaaCATCAACAAGGATGCCAGGGAGTTCGTCCGTAAATGCGaggcttgccagagacatgctGGGAGAATCAACGTCCCGGGGGAAACCATGGTAGTCATGTATGCTGCATGCCCATTTGACAAGTGGGGCATAGATATCGTTGGGAAGTTGCCCACGGCACCAGGGGGCAAGTGTTTTCTCATAGTGGTAGTGGATTATTTctccaaatgggttgaggccGAGGCCGTGGGAAAGATCGACGAGGTGACAGTGGAACGATTCATTTGGCGGAACATATGTTGCAGATTTGGCGTCCCAAGGATCATTGTGTTAGATAATGGAACCCAATTTATAGGGCAGAGAATCGCTGACTTCTGTGACCGAATGGACATCACTCAGCGGTTCGTATCTGTGGCTCATCCCCAAGCAAATGGGCAAGGGGAGCTGGCAAATAGATCAATCTACGATGGAATCAAAAAGCGGttgaatcagagcagagggaaatgGGTCGAAG tgataccagcggaggccagATTGGAGTCATATCGCATAACTACCTACGACACAGAGCACAACTCCGAACTTCGAAGAACAGAGCTCGATCTTGTTGAGGCACAAAGGGAAGAAGCtcaagtcagagcagcgaaatacAAAAGCATCATCACGGTGGGATACGACAAGAGGGTCAGAGCAAGGAAGCTAGCCAAGGGCGACCTAGTCCTCAAAAGAGCCGACGCACTGAAGCTAGTGGACAAATTTGAACCCAATTGGGAGGGCCCCTACATCATCACCGAGGTCCTGGGTGGCGGAGCGTACACTCTGTCGGATCCAGACGacagagctctccccagaccGTGGAACATCAATACTTTGAAAAAGTTCTATGGCTAA